A window of Phycodurus eques isolate BA_2022a chromosome 5, UOR_Pequ_1.1, whole genome shotgun sequence contains these coding sequences:
- the LOC133403340 gene encoding uncharacterized protein LOC133403340 isoform X3, which translates to MCFTETWICDAVPDGAVMLPSFHIHRADRDMESSGKTKGGGICFYINEKWCTDVTEPSPHCSPHLEYYFMGKLVCQNSSSFLECLQGSVIRIQSAFYGRRRDDVCSAEEGSEGRCVVQGVLPHSRRKCDNYQDCYANPLNEDICPAVYTCPNTWRLFTAVNRKEWLHPDKARLNRHGCWKPSFESPDSWIQVNLGQPRKVTGIVTQECRSSSPLAVIFEMHHCIDGMNWMKHSDGYIRLLVVGGEKDDDVVLRFDILGCTPDDAIACPSRFASLNFISDPMTVHCPAG; encoded by the exons atgtgctttacggagacttggatttgcgacgctgtacccgatggtgccgtcatgcttcccagcttccatATTCAtcgagcagaccgcgacatggaatcatcggggaaaacaaagggcggcgggatatgcttctatatcaacgaaaaatggtgtacggacgtcacagaGCCCAGcccacactgcagcccgcatttggagtact ACTTTATGGGGAAGCTTGTCTGCCAGAACTCGAGCTCCTTCCTTGAGTGTCTGCAGGGGAGCGTCATCCGCATTCAGTCGGCCTTTTACGGACGGAGGCGTGACGACGTCTGTTCAGCTGAGGAAGGGTCAGAGG GGAGATGCGTGGTGCAAGGCGTCCTCCCTCACTCCAGGAGAAAATGTGACAACTATCAGGATTGCTACGCTAACCCTTTGAATGAAGACATCTGCCCTGCTGTTTATACCTGCCCAAATACCTGGAGATTGTTTACAGCTGTGAACAGAAAG GAGTGGCTACACCCCGACAAAGCCCGCCTCAACAGACACGGCTGCTGGAAGCCGTCATTCGAGT CCCCCGACAGCTGGATCCAGGTGAACCTCGGTCAGCCAAGAAAGGTGACAGGGATCGTGACACAAGAATGTCGTAGTAGTTCTCCTTTGGCCGTCATATTTGAGATGCATCATTGTATTGACGGAATGAACTGGATGAAGCACTCTGACGGG TACATTCGCCTCCTGGTGGTGGGTGGTGAAAAAGATGATGATGTTGTCCTCCGCTTTGACATCTTGGGATGCACGCCTGACG ATGCGATCGCCTGTCCCAGTAGGTTCGCCAGCCTCAACTTCATCAGCGATCCGATGAC GGTCCACTGTCCTGCAGGTTGA
- the LOC133403340 gene encoding craniofacial development protein 2-like isoform X4 has translation MTGKSRELVDMMMRRKVDILCVQETRWKGSKARSLGAGFKLFYHGVDGKRNGVGVILKEELAKNVLEVKRVSDQVMRLKFEIEGVMCNVISGYAPQVGCDLEVKEKFWKELDDVVLSIPDRERVVIGADCNGHVGEGNRGDEEVMGKYGIQERNLEGQMVVDFATRMQMAVVNTFFQKRHEHRVTYKSGGRSTQVDYILCRRCNLKEVTNCKVVVGESVARQHRMVVCKMTLVVGRKIRKTKAEKRTMWWKLRQDECCAAFREEVIQALGGRQELPEDWTTAAKR, from the exons atgacaggaaaatctcgggagttggttgacatgatgatgaggagaaaggttgatatattgtgtgtccaggagaccaggtggaaaggcagtaaggctagaagtttaggggcagggtttaaattattttaccatggtgtcgatgggaagagaaatggagtcggggttattttaaaagaagagttggctaagaatgtcttggaggtgaaaagagtatcagatcaagtgatgaggctgaaatttgaaattgagggtgttatgtgtaatgtgattagtggctatgccccacaggtaggatgtgacctagaggtgaaagagaaattctggaaggagctagatgatgtagttcttagcatcccagacagagagagagtcgtaattggtgcagattgtaatggacatgttggtgaaggtaataggggtgatgaagaagtgatgggtaaatacggcatccaggaaaggaacttggagggacagatggtggtagactttgcaacaaggatgcaaatggctgtagtgaacacttttttccagaagaggcacgaacatagggtgacctacaagagcggaggtagaagcacacaggtggattacatcttgtgcagacgatgtaatctgaaggaggttaccaactgtaaggtagtggtaggggagagtgtggctagacagcataggatggtggtgtgtaagatgactctggtggtggggaggaaaattaggaagacaaaggcagagaagagaaccatgtggtggaagctgagacaggacgagtgttgtgcagcttttcgggaagaggtgatacaggctctcggtggacggcaggagcttccagaagactggaccactgcagccaag AGGTAA
- the LOC133403340 gene encoding uncharacterized protein LOC133403340 isoform X1, whose amino-acid sequence MRKKTVGALNRLNKRTSEELLLKISKDFGRSAAMCFTETWICDAVPDGAVMLPSFHIHRADRDMESSGKTKGGGICFYINEKWCTDVTEPSPHCSPHLEYYFMGKLVCQNSSSFLECLQGSVIRIQSAFYGRRRDDVCSAEEGSEGRCVVQGVLPHSRRKCDNYQDCYANPLNEDICPAVYTCPNTWRLFTAVNRKEWLHPDKARLNRHGCWKPSFESPDSWIQVNLGQPRKVTGIVTQECRSSSPLAVIFEMHHCIDGMNWMKHSDGYIRLLVVGGEKDDDVVLRFDILGCTPDDAIACPSRFASLNFISDPMTVHCPAG is encoded by the exons ATGCGAAAGAAAACAGTTGGAGCACTCAACCGATTAAACAAGCGAACAAGCGAAG AGCTTCTGTTAAAGatcagtaaagactttggacgttccgccgccatgtgctttacggagacttggatttgcgacgctgtacccgatggtgccgtcatgcttcccagcttccatATTCAtcgagcagaccgcgacatggaatcatcggggaaaacaaagggcggcgggatatgcttctatatcaacgaaaaatggtgtacggacgtcacagaGCCCAGcccacactgcagcccgcatttggagtact ACTTTATGGGGAAGCTTGTCTGCCAGAACTCGAGCTCCTTCCTTGAGTGTCTGCAGGGGAGCGTCATCCGCATTCAGTCGGCCTTTTACGGACGGAGGCGTGACGACGTCTGTTCAGCTGAGGAAGGGTCAGAGG GGAGATGCGTGGTGCAAGGCGTCCTCCCTCACTCCAGGAGAAAATGTGACAACTATCAGGATTGCTACGCTAACCCTTTGAATGAAGACATCTGCCCTGCTGTTTATACCTGCCCAAATACCTGGAGATTGTTTACAGCTGTGAACAGAAAG GAGTGGCTACACCCCGACAAAGCCCGCCTCAACAGACACGGCTGCTGGAAGCCGTCATTCGAGT CCCCCGACAGCTGGATCCAGGTGAACCTCGGTCAGCCAAGAAAGGTGACAGGGATCGTGACACAAGAATGTCGTAGTAGTTCTCCTTTGGCCGTCATATTTGAGATGCATCATTGTATTGACGGAATGAACTGGATGAAGCACTCTGACGGG TACATTCGCCTCCTGGTGGTGGGTGGTGAAAAAGATGATGATGTTGTCCTCCGCTTTGACATCTTGGGATGCACGCCTGACG ATGCGATCGCCTGTCCCAGTAGGTTCGCCAGCCTCAACTTCATCAGCGATCCGATGAC GGTCCACTGTCCTGCAGGTTGA
- the LOC133403340 gene encoding uncharacterized protein LOC133403340 isoform X5 codes for MRKKTVGALNRLNKRTSEDFMGKLVCQNSSSFLECLQGSVIRIQSAFYGRRRDDVCSAEEGSEGRCVVQGVLPHSRRKCDNYQDCYANPLNEDICPAVYTCPNTWRLFTAVNRKEWLHPDKARLNRHGCWKPSFESPDSWIQVNLGQPRKVTGIVTQECRSSSPLAVIFEMHHCIDGMNWMKHSDGYIRLLVVGGEKDDDVVLRFDILGCTPDDAIACPSRFASLNFISDPMTVHCPAG; via the exons ATGCGAAAGAAAACAGTTGGAGCACTCAACCGATTAAACAAGCGAACAAGCGAAG ACTTTATGGGGAAGCTTGTCTGCCAGAACTCGAGCTCCTTCCTTGAGTGTCTGCAGGGGAGCGTCATCCGCATTCAGTCGGCCTTTTACGGACGGAGGCGTGACGACGTCTGTTCAGCTGAGGAAGGGTCAGAGG GGAGATGCGTGGTGCAAGGCGTCCTCCCTCACTCCAGGAGAAAATGTGACAACTATCAGGATTGCTACGCTAACCCTTTGAATGAAGACATCTGCCCTGCTGTTTATACCTGCCCAAATACCTGGAGATTGTTTACAGCTGTGAACAGAAAG GAGTGGCTACACCCCGACAAAGCCCGCCTCAACAGACACGGCTGCTGGAAGCCGTCATTCGAGT CCCCCGACAGCTGGATCCAGGTGAACCTCGGTCAGCCAAGAAAGGTGACAGGGATCGTGACACAAGAATGTCGTAGTAGTTCTCCTTTGGCCGTCATATTTGAGATGCATCATTGTATTGACGGAATGAACTGGATGAAGCACTCTGACGGG TACATTCGCCTCCTGGTGGTGGGTGGTGAAAAAGATGATGATGTTGTCCTCCGCTTTGACATCTTGGGATGCACGCCTGACG ATGCGATCGCCTGTCCCAGTAGGTTCGCCAGCCTCAACTTCATCAGCGATCCGATGAC GGTCCACTGTCCTGCAGGTTGA
- the LOC133403340 gene encoding uncharacterized protein LOC133403340 isoform X2: MRKKTVGALNRLNKRTSEELLLKISKDFGRSAAMCFTETWICDAVPDGAVMLPSFHIHRADRDMESSGKTKGGGICFYINEKWCTDVTEPSPHCSPHLEYYFMGKLVCQNSSSFLECLQGSVIRIQSAFYGRRRDDVCSAEEGSEGRCVVQGVLPHSRRKCDNYQDCYANPLNEDICPAVYTCPNTWRLFTAVNRKEWLHPDKARLNRHGCWKPSFESPDSWIQVNLGQPRKVTGIVTQECRSSSPLAVIFEMHHCIDGMNWMKHSDGYIRLLVVGGEKDDDVVLRFDILGCTPDGSPASTSSAIR; the protein is encoded by the exons ATGCGAAAGAAAACAGTTGGAGCACTCAACCGATTAAACAAGCGAACAAGCGAAG AGCTTCTGTTAAAGatcagtaaagactttggacgttccgccgccatgtgctttacggagacttggatttgcgacgctgtacccgatggtgccgtcatgcttcccagcttccatATTCAtcgagcagaccgcgacatggaatcatcggggaaaacaaagggcggcgggatatgcttctatatcaacgaaaaatggtgtacggacgtcacagaGCCCAGcccacactgcagcccgcatttggagtact ACTTTATGGGGAAGCTTGTCTGCCAGAACTCGAGCTCCTTCCTTGAGTGTCTGCAGGGGAGCGTCATCCGCATTCAGTCGGCCTTTTACGGACGGAGGCGTGACGACGTCTGTTCAGCTGAGGAAGGGTCAGAGG GGAGATGCGTGGTGCAAGGCGTCCTCCCTCACTCCAGGAGAAAATGTGACAACTATCAGGATTGCTACGCTAACCCTTTGAATGAAGACATCTGCCCTGCTGTTTATACCTGCCCAAATACCTGGAGATTGTTTACAGCTGTGAACAGAAAG GAGTGGCTACACCCCGACAAAGCCCGCCTCAACAGACACGGCTGCTGGAAGCCGTCATTCGAGT CCCCCGACAGCTGGATCCAGGTGAACCTCGGTCAGCCAAGAAAGGTGACAGGGATCGTGACACAAGAATGTCGTAGTAGTTCTCCTTTGGCCGTCATATTTGAGATGCATCATTGTATTGACGGAATGAACTGGATGAAGCACTCTGACGGG TACATTCGCCTCCTGGTGGTGGGTGGTGAAAAAGATGATGATGTTGTCCTCCGCTTTGACATCTTGGGATGCACGCCTGACG GTTCGCCAGCCTCAACTTCATCAGCGATCCGATGA